One Denticeps clupeoides chromosome 12, fDenClu1.1, whole genome shotgun sequence genomic window carries:
- the sla2a gene encoding src-like-adapter 2, with product MGDLPSKLPKRSSSPSLEISSSVDNAGSVSVALCNFPGNGTAANRISMSDKLTVMSDLGDTLRVKVASSGTECYMPRNIVAKVLNRWLYVGISREQAEELLQSPQNQTGTFMIRESQMSKGTYSLSVLQRLGAACSVKHYRIHRLHDGRFYLFTSHAFSSLSQLVDHYSDSIDGLCCLLRQPCFIREAEKTPAARVPPSACVRKPTINWRNVDSSVVFSNDTEDCPFSEGLREAMNSYFFATQEDSKGLSDMGLELID from the exons ATGGGTGATCTTCCCAGCAAATTGCCCAAACGATCCAGCTCTCCCAGCCTCGAGATTTCATCCAGCGTGG ACAACGCAGGGTCCGTCTCCGTGGCCCTCTGCAACTTCCCTGGAAACGGGACGGCTGCAAACCGCATCAGCATGAGCGACAAGTTAACCGTCATGTCAGA CCTGGGTGACACGCTGAGGGTCAAGGTGGCATCATCAGGCACGGAGTGCTACATGCCCAGGAACATTGTCGCAAAGGTGTTAAATAG ATGGCTTTATGTGGGCATCAGCAGAGAACAGGCAGAAGAGCTCTTACAGAGTCCTCAAAACCAGACTGGTACCTTCATGATCCGTGAGAGTCAGATGAGCAAAG GCACCTATTCACTGTCCGTCCTCCAGAGACTCGGCGCAGCTTGTTCAGTCAAGCACTACCGCATCCACCGGCTCCACGATGGCAGGTTCTACTTGTTTACCTCGCACGCCTTCTCATCTCTCAGCCAGCTGGTTGATCACTACTCTG ATTCTATAGATGGGCTGTGCTGTCTGCTGAGGCAGCCTTGCTTCATCAGGGAAGCAGAGAAAACTCCTGCGGCAAGGGTGCCCCCATCGGCATGTGTGAGAAAACCCACTATCAACTGGAGAAATGTGGACAG CTCTGTGGTTTTCAGCAATGATACGGAGGACTGCCCTTTCAGTGAGGGACTGCGAGAGGCCATGAACTCCTACTTCTTCGCTACACAGGAGGACAGCAAGGGGCTCTCCGACATGGGACTAGAACTTATTGACTGA
- the ndrg3a gene encoding protein NDRG3a isoform X2 yields the protein MEDLQDVQLTEIKPLLTNKNARNFQDFDCQEHDIETPHGVLHVTMRGVPKGNRPVILTYHDIGLNHKSCFNTLFNFEDMQEITHHFAVVHVDAPGQQEAAPPFPTGFLYPTMDELAEMLPSVLSHLKLNSVIGIGVGAGAYILSRFALNHPSLVEGLVLINVDPCAEGWMDWAASKLSGWTSNLVDIVMAHHFSTEELTQNQELIQTYRLHIAQDINQDNLTLFCDSYNGRRDLGIERPTLGVNDNTVNTLTCPAMLVVGDTSPAVEPVVECNSRLDPTKTTLLKMADCGGLPQVVQPGKLAEAFKYFVQGMGYMVHSPSLPSVGMTRLGRSRSSSSSTSLDNSRNRNLNSPLDPPTNGALDNQSRPQTMEVSC from the exons GAGCATGATATTGAAACCCCCCACGGCGTTCTCCATGTGACCATGAGGGGTGTCCCCAAGGGCAACCGCCCAGTCATCCTCACCTACCATGACATCGGCCTCAACC atAAGTCATGCTTCAACACGCTGTTCAACTTTGAGGACATGCAGGAGATCACGCACCATTTTGCCGTGGTCCATGTGGACGCCCCAGGTCAACAGGAGGCAGCGCCACCATTCCCCACAGG ATTCCTGTACCCAACCATGGATGAGTTGGCAGAGATGCTGCCATCCGTGTTGTCTCACCTGAA GTTGAACAGTGTTATTGGGATTGGAGTGGGAGCAGGAGCCTACATCCTCTCCCGATTCGCT CTGAACCATCCCTCTCTGGTTGAAGGACTGGTGCTCATTAATGTGGACCCCTGTGCTGAAGGCTGGATGGACTGGGCTGCTTCCAAA CTCTCTGGGTGGACCAGTAATCTGGTGGATATTGTCATGGCTCACCACTTCAGCACT GAGGAACTGACCCAGAACCAGGAGCTGATCCAGACTTACCGTCTCCACATCGCCCAAGACATAAACCAGGACAATCTGACCCTATTTTGTGACTCCTACAATGG ACGCCGGGACTTGGGCATCGAGAGGCCAACCCTGGGCGTCAACGACAACACAGTGAACACACTAAC ATGCCCGGCTATGCTGGTGGTTGGGGACACATCTCCTGCTGTCGAGCCTGTG GTGGAGTGCAACTCAAGGTTAGATCCAACAAAGACTACTCTGCTGAAG ATGGCTGACTGCGGTGGCTTGCCCCAGGTTGTGCAG CCTGGCAAACTTGCTGAGGCCTTCAAGTACTTTGTCCAGGGCATGGGCTACA TGGTGCATAGCCCAAGTT TGCCGTCCGTTGGTATGACACGTTTAGGACgctcccgctcctcctcctccagcacctCCTTGGACAACAGCCGCAACCGCAACCTGAACAGCCCCCTGGACCCCCCCACCAACGGCGCTCTGGACAACCAGAGCCGGCCACAGACCATGGAGGTGTCCTGCTAG
- the ndrg3a gene encoding protein NDRG3a isoform X1 yields the protein MEDLQDVQLTEIKPLLTNKNARNFQDFDCQEHDIETPHGVLHVTMRGVPKGNRPVILTYHDIGLNHKSCFNTLFNFEDMQEITHHFAVVHVDAPGQQEAAPPFPTGFLYPTMDELAEMLPSVLSHLKLNSVIGIGVGAGAYILSRFALNHPSLVEGLVLINVDPCAEGWMDWAASKLSGWTSNLVDIVMAHHFSTEELTQNQELIQTYRLHIAQDINQDNLTLFCDSYNGRRDLGIERPTLGVNDNTVNTLTCPAMLVVGDTSPAVEPVVECNSRLDPTKTTLLKMADCGGLPQVVQPGKLAEAFKYFVQGMGYMPSVGMTRLGRSRSSSSSTSLDNSRNRNLNSPLDPPTNGALDNQSRPQTMEVSC from the exons GAGCATGATATTGAAACCCCCCACGGCGTTCTCCATGTGACCATGAGGGGTGTCCCCAAGGGCAACCGCCCAGTCATCCTCACCTACCATGACATCGGCCTCAACC atAAGTCATGCTTCAACACGCTGTTCAACTTTGAGGACATGCAGGAGATCACGCACCATTTTGCCGTGGTCCATGTGGACGCCCCAGGTCAACAGGAGGCAGCGCCACCATTCCCCACAGG ATTCCTGTACCCAACCATGGATGAGTTGGCAGAGATGCTGCCATCCGTGTTGTCTCACCTGAA GTTGAACAGTGTTATTGGGATTGGAGTGGGAGCAGGAGCCTACATCCTCTCCCGATTCGCT CTGAACCATCCCTCTCTGGTTGAAGGACTGGTGCTCATTAATGTGGACCCCTGTGCTGAAGGCTGGATGGACTGGGCTGCTTCCAAA CTCTCTGGGTGGACCAGTAATCTGGTGGATATTGTCATGGCTCACCACTTCAGCACT GAGGAACTGACCCAGAACCAGGAGCTGATCCAGACTTACCGTCTCCACATCGCCCAAGACATAAACCAGGACAATCTGACCCTATTTTGTGACTCCTACAATGG ACGCCGGGACTTGGGCATCGAGAGGCCAACCCTGGGCGTCAACGACAACACAGTGAACACACTAAC ATGCCCGGCTATGCTGGTGGTTGGGGACACATCTCCTGCTGTCGAGCCTGTG GTGGAGTGCAACTCAAGGTTAGATCCAACAAAGACTACTCTGCTGAAG ATGGCTGACTGCGGTGGCTTGCCCCAGGTTGTGCAG CCTGGCAAACTTGCTGAGGCCTTCAAGTACTTTGTCCAGGGCATGGGCTACA TGCCGTCCGTTGGTATGACACGTTTAGGACgctcccgctcctcctcctccagcacctCCTTGGACAACAGCCGCAACCGCAACCTGAACAGCCCCCTGGACCCCCCCACCAACGGCGCTCTGGACAACCAGAGCCGGCCACAGACCATGGAGGTGTCCTGCTAG
- the ndrg3a gene encoding protein NDRG3a isoform X3 → MSAVLEVEQIANCGNGEEHDIETPHGVLHVTMRGVPKGNRPVILTYHDIGLNHKSCFNTLFNFEDMQEITHHFAVVHVDAPGQQEAAPPFPTGFLYPTMDELAEMLPSVLSHLKLNSVIGIGVGAGAYILSRFALNHPSLVEGLVLINVDPCAEGWMDWAASKLSGWTSNLVDIVMAHHFSTEELTQNQELIQTYRLHIAQDINQDNLTLFCDSYNGRRDLGIERPTLGVNDNTVNTLTCPAMLVVGDTSPAVEPVVECNSRLDPTKTTLLKMADCGGLPQVVQPGKLAEAFKYFVQGMGYMVHSPSLPSVGMTRLGRSRSSSSSTSLDNSRNRNLNSPLDPPTNGALDNQSRPQTMEVSC, encoded by the exons ATGTCAGCTGTTCTGGAGGTGGAGCAGATTGCCAACTGTGGGAACGGAGAG GAGCATGATATTGAAACCCCCCACGGCGTTCTCCATGTGACCATGAGGGGTGTCCCCAAGGGCAACCGCCCAGTCATCCTCACCTACCATGACATCGGCCTCAACC atAAGTCATGCTTCAACACGCTGTTCAACTTTGAGGACATGCAGGAGATCACGCACCATTTTGCCGTGGTCCATGTGGACGCCCCAGGTCAACAGGAGGCAGCGCCACCATTCCCCACAGG ATTCCTGTACCCAACCATGGATGAGTTGGCAGAGATGCTGCCATCCGTGTTGTCTCACCTGAA GTTGAACAGTGTTATTGGGATTGGAGTGGGAGCAGGAGCCTACATCCTCTCCCGATTCGCT CTGAACCATCCCTCTCTGGTTGAAGGACTGGTGCTCATTAATGTGGACCCCTGTGCTGAAGGCTGGATGGACTGGGCTGCTTCCAAA CTCTCTGGGTGGACCAGTAATCTGGTGGATATTGTCATGGCTCACCACTTCAGCACT GAGGAACTGACCCAGAACCAGGAGCTGATCCAGACTTACCGTCTCCACATCGCCCAAGACATAAACCAGGACAATCTGACCCTATTTTGTGACTCCTACAATGG ACGCCGGGACTTGGGCATCGAGAGGCCAACCCTGGGCGTCAACGACAACACAGTGAACACACTAAC ATGCCCGGCTATGCTGGTGGTTGGGGACACATCTCCTGCTGTCGAGCCTGTG GTGGAGTGCAACTCAAGGTTAGATCCAACAAAGACTACTCTGCTGAAG ATGGCTGACTGCGGTGGCTTGCCCCAGGTTGTGCAG CCTGGCAAACTTGCTGAGGCCTTCAAGTACTTTGTCCAGGGCATGGGCTACA TGGTGCATAGCCCAAGTT TGCCGTCCGTTGGTATGACACGTTTAGGACgctcccgctcctcctcctccagcacctCCTTGGACAACAGCCGCAACCGCAACCTGAACAGCCCCCTGGACCCCCCCACCAACGGCGCTCTGGACAACCAGAGCCGGCCACAGACCATGGAGGTGTCCTGCTAG
- the trpc4apa gene encoding transient receptor potential cation channel, subfamily C, member 4 associated protein a, with product MATSLGPEPLWTAGKRGIRRGNVMTDIRQSQVTGRGFSRGTQLPEALLQERDKQAKWHGIPALLQRLYASSHLNSDFAQTHTVLKELSSLLSMEAMSFVTEDRKTVQESSFPITYTFDLFGGVDLLVEILMRPTLTTLKKLKMNDELVKDCLSVLYNCCICTEGVTKNLAARDDFVLFLFTLMTNKKTFLQTATLIEDILGVKKEMIQLQGIPNLSDLVQSFDQQQLANFCRILSVTISEPDVGNDDKHTLLAKNAQLKRNISPSCAEVNQVTLLNIPGFIERLCKLATRKVSEATGTSNFLQELEDWYTWLDDALVLDALMLMATDEADHSNPESSDESTMGSSPLRHRLPQSMKMVHEIMYKVEVLYVLCVLLMGRHRNQVHKMLAEFRLIPGLNNLFDKLIWRKYTSSNHIVHGQNENCDCSPEISFKIQFLRLLQSFSDHHENKYLLLNTQELNELSAISQKANIPEVEALANTDRSLVCDGKKGLLTRLLMVMQREPPESSFRFWEARAVESFLRGATSYADQMFLLRRGLLEHILFCIIDSGCKSRDVLQSYFDLLGELMKFNFDAFKRFNEYVNTEEKFQMFLTQINSSLVDSNMLVRCIVLSLDRFESQTENMRVVEVLSECSLLSYIARVENRLSFLFRLISIINVQTLTQENVSCLNTSLVILMLARRRGKLPFYLNALREKEYAEKYPGCLLNNFHNLLRFWQHHYLNKDKDSTCLENSSCIPFSFWKETVSVLLGQDRTSLCAITNYIDEPYMDLDQDLLQD from the exons ATGGCGACGTCGCTGGGGCCCGAGCCTCTCTGGACAGCGGGGAAAAGAGGGATTCGCCGTGGGAATGTCATGACGGACATCAGGCAGAGTCAAGTCACGGGACGTGGCTTTAGTAGAGGGACGCAG CTACCCGAGGCTCTGTTGCAAGAGAGGGACAAGCAGGCCAAATGGCACGGCATCCCGGCGCTCCTGCAGAGGCTTTATGCCAGCAGCCACCTGAACAGCGACTTCGCCCAGACGCACACGGTCCTGAAG GAACTGTCCTCTTTATTGTCAATGGAGGCCATGTCCTTTGTGACAGAAGACAGGAAGACGGTTCAAGAATCATCCTTCCCCATCACCTACACTTTTGACCTGTTTGGAGGAGTTGAT CTGCTGGTTGAAATTCTGATGCGGCCCACCCTTACGACACTGAAGAAGCTGAAAA TGAATGATGAACTGGTGAAGGACTGTCTAAGTGTTCTTTACAACTGCTGCATCTGT ACGGAAGGTGTGACAAAAAACCTTGCGGCACGTGATGACTTTGTCCTGTTCCTCTTCACTTTGATGACTAATAAGAAGACCTTTTTGCAAACTGCCACTTTAATCGAGGACATACTCGGTGTCAAAAAG GAGATGATCCAGCTGCAGGGCATTCCTAATCTGTCCGACTTGGTCCAGAGCTTCGACCAGCAGCAGCTTGCCAACTTCTGCAGAATTCTTTCAGTCACCATCTCTGAGCCTGATGTCGGCAAcgatgacaaacacacacttctggcCAAGAATGCACAACTGAAACGCAACATTAGCCCTTCATGCGCAGAAGTCAATCAGG TCACCCTCCTGAACATCCCTGGTTTCATCGAGCGACTGTGCAAGTTGGCGACACGCAAGGTCTCGGAAGCCACGGGCACCTCGAACTtcctgcaggagctggaggactGGTACACCTGGCTGGACGATGCGCTGGTGCTGGACGCTCTCATGCTGATGGCCACAGATGAGGCAGATCACAGCAACCCGG agtcttcagatgagagcaCGATGGGCAGCAGTCCCCTGAGGCACCGTCTGCCCCAGTCCATGAAGATGGTGCATGAGATCATGTACAAGGTGGAGGTGTTgtatgtgctctgtgtgctgctcaTGGGACGACACAGGAACCAG GTACATAAAATGCTGGCTGAGTTTCGGTTAATCCCTGGGCTCAATAACCTTTTCGACAAGCTCATCTGGAGGAAGTACACATCATCCAACCACATTGTTCACGGCCAGAACGAGAACTGCGACTGCAGCCCG GAAATCTCGTTTAAGATCCAGTTCTTGAGGCTGCTGCAGAGCTTCAGTGACCACCATGA AAATAAGTACTTGCTGCTGAATACTCAGGAGCTAAACGAATTGAGTGCCATATCTCAGAAAGCCAACATACCTGAGGTGGAGGCCTTGGCGAACACAGACCG GAGTCTGGTGTGTGACGGCAAGAAAGGACTTCTCACGCGCCTGCTCATGGTCATGCAGAGAGAACCCCCCGAGTCCTCCTTCAG ATTCTGGGAGGCGCGAGCTGTGGAGAGTTTCCTCAGGGGAGCAACGTCTTACGCCGATCAGATGTTCCTGCTTCGCAGAGGATTACTGGAG CACATCCTTTTTTGCATCATTGACAGTGGCTGCAAGTCCCGAGACGTGCTGCAGAGCTACTTTGATCTTCTTGGGGAGCTCATGAAGTTTAACTTTGATGCTTTCAAGCGATTCAATGAATACGTCAACACGGAGGAGAAG TTCCAGATGTTCCTCACACAGATCAATAGCTCTCTGGTGGATTCCAACATGCTGGTGCGCTGCATCGTGCTGTCGCTGGACCGCTTTGAAAGCCAGACGGAGAACATGCGAG tggtggaggtgCTCTCTGAGTGCTCTCTCCTGTCATACATTGCACGGGTGGAGAACCGACTGTCCTTCCTCTTTCGCCTCATCAGCATCATCAACGTGCAAACGCTCACGCAG GAGAACGTGAGCTGTCTGAACACCAGCCTGGTGATCCTGATGCTGGCTCGGCGGCGAGGGAAGCTCCCCTTCTACCTGAACGCGCTGCGGGAGAAGGAGTACGCGGAGAAGTACCCCGGCTGTCTGCTCAACAACTTCCACAACCTGCTGCGCTTCTGGCAGCACCACTACCTCAACAAGGACAAGGACAGCACCTGCCTGGAAAAC AGTTCCTGCATTCCCTTCAGCTTTTGGAAGGAGACGGTTTCAGTGCTGTTAGGGCAGGACAGGACTTCTTTGTGTGCCATAACCAACTATATTGATGAGCCTTACATGGACCTAGACCAAGATCTGCTGCAGGATTGA